Proteins encoded in a region of the Diabrotica undecimpunctata isolate CICGRU chromosome 10, icDiaUnde3, whole genome shotgun sequence genome:
- the LOC140452372 gene encoding uncharacterized protein — MNKLLKSVRLSNNKDDIIKKSITRQLSDSCKEIHYAGVEENKSPNLSEYSTTEAATTLCTAIEAIFLHGLRDTLIHRFKKALADVDEQPEPSFWAPLLVISHRQIIEQITNLSQITTEVGQCRVWIRLALNDCLLSSYLMSIRQDSSSLKSYYKVNAYVRDGELLDVAQRLIEGVEAFKSFTLPFNSSLLNTWPLPSLILSGIWSPTLKSCPVAPCDDVAQSISITESMKTQSNFENSSDTASICSVMSYNSQSSGLRQIVSLSEDEVLKIILAKDKDQTSNSQSFDDLRSVSGSDHDRNSDLNNINYTVGNSLSKRTGWSFDETQLPESTEPEATNDECQEKLVKEEPKSMETSFNALIESYNMLSGAFIKTPDFRDVWQKLGDKNEEPKEITVEPKEPTVITFNPATRPEVSFALQVGKIAQEKGLDLQNYECADCRKSIALDTKPKVCAFTGDYFCDICMSTELVQIPARIIHNWDFKAYQISKKGINYLNEVKDHPIIDFKVLNPYIYGVVEEMANLQILRNQLNFLRAYLFTCREPVIEELQKQMWPREYMYEHIHQYSILDLSDVTSGLLAQQLEKVVAFGREHVYSCWLCSQKGFVCEICNKPKVLFPFDVEYIFRCDVCNAVYHKTCWNSTKSCGKCKRKKDREELSLLGYIANE, encoded by the exons atgaataaactTCTTAAAAGTGTACGTTTATCAAATAATAAGGATGACATTATAAAAAAGTCAATAACCAGACAACTGTCAGACAGCTGCAAGGAAATACATTATGCTGGAGTTGAAGAAAACAAATCTCCTAATCTTTCAGAGTATTCGACTACAGAAGCAGCAACTACATTGTGTACAGCAATTGAAGCCATCTTCCTACATGGATTAAGAGATACTTTGATTCATAGATTTAAGAAAGCTCTAGCTGATGTAGACGAACAACCAGAACCAAGCTTTTGGGCCCCTCTATTGGTTATTTCTCATAGACAAATCATTGAACAG ATTACAAATTTATCGCAAATTACCACAGAGGTGGGTCAATGCCGCGTCTGGATACGTCTAGCTTTGAACGATTGCCTGCTTTCTTCGTACTTAATGAGCATTCGACaggattcttcttctttaaaatCATACTACAAAGTTAACGCATATGTGAGAGATGGAGAACTTTTAGATGTAGCACAGCGATTAATAGAAGGCGTGGAAGCATTCAAAAGTTTTACTTTGCCATTTAACTCCAGTTTACTAAATACGTGGCCACTACCGAGTCTAATCTTATCAGGTATTTGGTCTCCGACTTTAAAATCCTGTCCAGTTGCACCCTGTGATGATGTAGCTCAGAGTATATCCATAACAGAGTCAATGAAAACTCAGTCTAACTTCGAAAACAGTTCTGATACAGCTTCCATATGTTCTGTAATGTCCTATAATTCTCAGAGTTCAGGGTTGCGACAAATTGTGTCTTTATCTGAAGATGAAGttctaaaaattattttagcTAAAGATAAGGACCAGACGAGCAATTCTCAATCTTTTGATGATTTGAGGTCTGTGTCTGGTTCCGATCATGACAGAAACAGTGACttgaataatattaattatactgtTGGTAATTCTTTAAGTAAAAGAACTGGTTGGTCATTTGATGAAACTCAGTTGCCTGAGAGTACTGAACCTGAAGCGACAAATGATGAATGTCAAGAAAAACTTGTTAAAGAAGAACCAAAATCTATGGAGACTAGTTTTAATGCTCTTATTGAAAGTTACAACATGCTTAGCGGTGCCTTCATTAAAACTCCTGATTTTCGAGATGTTTGGCAGAAATTGGGAGATAAAAACGAAGAGCCAAAAGAAATTACG GTTGAACCAAAAGAGCCTACTGTTATAACATTCAATCCGGCGACCAGACCAGAAGTAAGTTTTGCTTTACAAGTAGGAAAGATTGCACAAGAAAAGGGATTGGATTTACAGAATTATGAATGTGCCGATTGTAGAAAATCTATAGCATTAGACACTAAGCCAaa AGTTTGTGCCTTTACTGGTGATTATTTTTGTGATATTTGTATGAGTACTGAACTAGTTCAAATTCCTGCTAGAATAATTCACAATTGGGACTTCAAAGCCTATCAGATATCCAAAAAAGGAATAAATTACTTAAACGAGGTTAAGGATCAtcccattattgattttaaa GTACTAAACCCTTACATTTACGGAGTAGTTGAAGAAATGGCGAATTTGCAAATTTTAAGGAATCAGCTTAATTTCTTGAGGGCCTATTTATTTACTTGTAGAGAGCCAGTAATAGAGGAATTACAGAAACAAATGTGGCCTAGAGAATATATGTATGAACATATTCATCAATATTCAATTTTG gaCCTTTCTGACGTGACTAGTGGTTTATTAGCACAACAATTGGAGAAGGTAGTTGCGTTTGGAAGAGAGCATGTCTATAGTTGCTGGCTGTGTAGTCAAAAAGGATTTGTATGTGAAATTTGCAATAAGCCCAAGGTATTATTTCCATTTGACGTTGAATATATATTCCGCTGTGATGTTTGCAATGCTGTGTATCATAAAACTTGTTGGAATTCAACAAAATCGTGTGGGAAGTGCAAAAGGAAAAAAGATAGAGAGGAATTATCTCTTTTGGGTTATATCGCAAATGAATAG